GGTCTGCTTATGACATCTTTGGTTTTTGTTATGTTTATTTGTTGTAATTAAAAAGGGGAAAGTGGAGAACATAAGGGAGATAGTAGAGAGATGAGCCTTTGGTAATTATTAACTTATATTGTCAATTGTGGGCTGTGTCTTGTTTCCATTCAGCAATTACTTAATTATGGTGTTTCAGTGTTTCACCAATGCACATGATATATACTTACTGTATTGCTGGTTGGTTATTACACAGGGAGATAATGACCACTGGTATCATTTGTATGTACAGGCTAGGATTGGAAACAAATCACAAGTCTATACTCAACATGCTTATATGAGACCGCTGGGAGTAGGTTTGTTTCTTGTTCTCTTCTTTTGGTTCtgtatttttcttccttttctcatCCTCTCGCTATAGATTTATTagtcgtgtttttttttttttttactgataGTATCAGGTTTCTACTATGTTATTTTTTCTTGAAGTTGCTATGGTGTTGGGTGTTGATGAAGAGACCGGACCTCAACTCTATAAGTGTGAGCCAGCTGGTCATTACTTTGGTCATAAGGTACGTGCAATGTTATTTTGTAACTTGATCTGGAGAACAAAGTATGTGAAAAATTAATGATAAATGCCATCAGATCCTGAGACGTTACTGTTTTTGTAGTTTCATGCATGGAGAAATTTATCTCTTATATTTCTTATCTGGAGGAGTAGTATGTCTGCTTTAGTTGTCTAAGATGGTTTCAAAGCTTTGGATCAATGTTGATTTGTAATGTGAAAACCAAGTGTGGGTTCAAGGAGCGATCATAGGTAATTGACTTTGGACGATTTGTTAGTAAACTAGGAAGTTTCACCATATATTTAATTACAATTGGCGCAACAAGATTTAGCGCAACATACAGGTGCATGAAACTATCTAAATTGTGTTTTGCTGCTCTTCTCCTCAAAAGCTTTAATAGtttctcattttcattatttcttcGAACATTATAATTTGGATGCAAGAACTTGCACCCTGTCCCAATGTAGTATCTTTGATAATGTAAGGGATACTcttccttttatgattgtggTGGATGGTTACATTGTACATTTGTCTGGTCTGGAAACCTCCATGAATATAATGATTTATTTATGCTTTGCCTACAATTGAACAGGGAATTTCTGTCACTGCAATGGGAACATAACCTGAAGGATTCATGGTGGTCCAGAATGAGGAGATCAAATCACCTTTAAATTCACTCCCAGATAAGTGGCGAAGTGACTCAACATCAAAAGTTTTGGATCTGCTTTAGAGAAGTGACAtagtagttttattttttattttagggtccttaacccaaagcaccaaaataacaaaaaattatcccacttacctcagcaacagatttttatttccactaacccaatttacagtaaaatgactattctgccctcaacctaattaaataactaCTATCCTgccattctctctctcactcatcCTTCCAagctgctctctctctttcattctcCCATTCTCCGATctgcaatctctctctctctctctctctccccgccaTGGAAGCTCTGGAACCGGAAGACAAATCTGATCGCCTCGCCTCGTCTCGCTTGACGGCCCTTCACCTCCCACTCGTACCAGATCgagctactctctctctctgccatggctCCTACCAGATCGAGCTACGTATGCCAGCTCGTACTAGATTGAGCTACTCAACGGAGCCCCACATGGCTTCTCCTGAACTAGGCCGGAGTCAAATCGGAGAACCGAGTGATTGCCTGAGGATGACTCGACTGTTTCGGTGGTGATGGATGTGAAATGGAGTGAGGAACAGGGTTTGGAAAGCTTGGGGAGGAGTCCAGCCAGCTCAACTCAACTAAAGACCTCAGAGTTCAGTTCATGTATGAGGGATGGGATGGCGAGGAGCTTGGTTGATTAGCTGACTTTGCCTGTAGCATGCAGAAAGATGCTGAAAGCACTGGgtgcccaaatttttttttttttggtaaaattgagGCAGAAAGCCGGGGAGgaaagaaaaaggtaaaaacaagaagttctattggggcaatagacgtatgTTAAAGCGTCTATTGGACGGCAATAGACGTCTGTTGGAGGGTAATAGACACCtgttgggggcaatagatgttttgaattgatataatctccttgtttttcttctgtaatgaaagttttatttgtctaaatttaggaagattagttcccattctggcaactgaaagtcctattggggggcaatacatggctgataatcgtttattggggggcaatagacgtctattaaggggcaatagacgtctattgcccatcttttagggggcaatagatgtctattgggggcaaaaagcttttcggtgagattttcagcaaattccggtgggcggctgcaggtgactggaatccggcgaccggtgaccggctccggcgaagtctcttatggtttctctctcttccattttctctctctctctttaagtaacaaagggtgaggggtaaaatggtattaaaatttttttttttttaaaaaaaaaatcgtaaTGGAGTATTAAAGAAGACTCCTTatagtgtattgggtaagagggaattaaaaaaacttcatggggttagtgggaaaaaaatccctagaaattgggtaaatggacaaaaatccTTTATTTTATTAAGATTTGTATCAATAGTACACAAGGTAGGAAAACTTGTTGGCTGAGACAATGCAATAGGTGTGTAATTTTATGAATGCcacattgttttttttattgcttttaGATTATTAAGAGTGTATTGTAAACATTAATGTGAAAAGTATAAGAGAATAAGCGAGCAACACTCACATAAGCGACAATTTGTTTGATGGGAGGCATACttttcaagagaaaaaaaaaccctagcagagcgccgTGCGTTCTGAGCAAGTTGGAAAACGGCGCTTGACGGCGGCCGTGCTCTCCCATGGCGGCTTTCAGGATTCTCGCTTGGAACTGTCGGGGAATTGTGGGTGCTTACAGACGTAGGGCACTGGTCGACCTTATTAGACAAGAAAAACCATGTATTCTGTTTCTTGCTGAAACCCTATGTGATGCGAAACAAATGGAGACTTTGCGCATCAAGGTTGGGTTTGATAATTGCTTATGTGAACCAAAGAGTGATGAGTCGAGAGGAATTGCTATGTTATGGATGAACGATGTTCCTCTACATGTTCGTAATTATTCAGTCAGACATGTGGACGTATCGATTGGGGACAGAGGCTCTGCTGATGAATGGAGGTTGACTGGGATTTATGGATATGCACAGACGGGCGATCGTCATGCAACCTGGGCCTTGATGCGGCAACTTGCTGCTCAATCTTCTTTACCATGGTTAATCTGTGGAGATTTCAATGAAATTCTTGACAGTACGGAGAAATCAGGTGGAGGGGTGAGAAGGCCCCTACAAATGCAAACTTTCAGAGAATGTGTAGTAGATTGCTCTTTAATTGATATGGGATTCCGGGGAAGCCCTTTCACTTGGTTAGATTATCAAACGAAAGAGCGGCTGGACCGCAGTCTATGGACAAATGGCCTGCACAGTCTATTCAGTCATTCTACGACGACTCATTTGCACCCTAGTTCCTCGGATCATAGCCCTTTATTAGTAGAGATTTGTAATGCACCACCTGTGCAAACTGGCAGAAGGAAAAAGATATTTCGTTTTGAGCAATTTTGGGCGCAACACAGTGAGTGTGAAGAGGTTATTAGATCAAGTTGGCAAACAGAGGCTGAGGGGGACCCTATGAACAAAGTATGCCAGAAGATTAAGAAAACAGGTGCCGATCTCAATACATGGCAGCGTAATACCTTTCAATTCAGACAGGTTGAGATGCGAGCGGTCAGAGAACGTCTCAATGACCTAATGCAGGAGCCCTTTGATTCTAGTAAAAACCAAGAGAAGCAAGAGTTGCATGTCCGTCTTCAAGAATTATTGACGCAGGAGGAGACTATTTGGAGCCAACGTTCAAAGGAGTTGTGGCTAAAGTTTGGGGATAGGAACACTGCTTATTTCCACAGAAGAGCGTCGAATAGAAGGCAG
Above is a genomic segment from Rosa chinensis cultivar Old Blush chromosome 3, RchiOBHm-V2, whole genome shotgun sequence containing:
- the LOC112194816 gene encoding proteasome subunit alpha type-6; amino-acid sequence: MKLLVKWTAHSRIFHSIDPKMSGDLVAAGLSSNQARIGNKSQVYTQHAYMRPLGVVAMVLGVDEETGPQLYKCEPAGHYFGHKGISVTAMGT